Genomic segment of Verrucomicrobium sp.:
TGCGCTCCAGCTTCAATGAAAACGCAGGAACCCTCGTGAAAGAAGAAACCAAATCGATGGAGCAGGTCGTCGTCCGCGGCGTCAGCCTGGAGAAAAGCCAGGCGAAGGTGACCATCACCGACGTGCCCGACCGCCCCGGCGCCGCCGCCCGCCTCTTCACCGCTCTGGCCGAGGCGCAGATCAACATCGACATGATCGTGCAGAACATCTCCGCCCAGGGCACGACGGACATCACCTTCACCCTGAACAAGGACGACCTGCCGAAGGCGCAGCGCGTCGTCGAGCCCCTGGTGCGGGAAGTCGGCGCCAGCAGCTTCAAGTCGAAGGAGGGGATCGCCAAGCTTTCCGTGGTCGGCATCGGCATGCGCTCCCACAGCGGCATCGCCGCCGCCCTCTTCCGGGCCCTTTCCGGCGCGGGGATCAACGTGCAGATGATCTCCACCAGCGAAATCAAAATCTCCGTGGTCATCGACGAGACGGAGGGAGGCCGGGGCACCCAGGCCGCCCACGACGCCTTCGACCTCGGCGCGGCCAAGGCCCTGGCCAGTTGAAGAGGCTAAAAAGGCTCGGCGCGGTCTGGTGCGTGTGGGCCATCCTGGTCCTCGCCGCCCATGCCGGCATTCCCTGGCAGGACGGGGAAAAGCTCTCCTACCGCATCGGCTGGGGCTTGCTCCCCGTCGCCCACGCCGAGTTCGCGGCCCGGAAAGACGGGGCCCTCTGGGCCCTCCACCTCGACCTCCGCTCCCGAGGCCCGATCGAGGCGGTCCACCCGATCCGGGACAACGTCGACTCCCGCGCGGAGGAGGCCTCCCCTTCCGCCCCCTGGCGGTCCGTGCGCTATGAGGAAGATCGCAGCGAGGGGAGGCACCTGCGCCACCGGGTGACCGACGTCGACTACGCCGCCCATCAGGCCGTCTACCGGGATCTCCTGAAAAAGAGCGCCGAATCCTTCTCCTTCAAGGGCGAGGGGCTCGACGACGCGCAATCCCTTTTCTACCACCTGCGCCAGATCGATTGGTCGCAGGGTCCGGAGCGCCGCTTCATCCCGGTTTACTACGGGAAGAAGGTCCTGCAGATCGAGGTGGTGCGGAAGGGGAAGGAGAAGATCGACAATCCCATGAACGACGACGCGCCCCCCGTCTCCTGCCACGTCCTCCACATGCGCCCGATCGATCCCGATCCCAAGAAGAACAAGGAAGAGTGGGCCACTGTTTGGCTGGGGGACGACGCCCGCCGCATCCCCTGGCGGGGTGAGTTCCAGGCCACCTTCGGCACCTTCACCGTCACCCGGGAATAGACCTCTTTTATGCGCCTTTCCCGTCTCCTTTGCCTTGCGCTCTGCTGGGCCGCCGCGGCGGGCGGCGCCACGGCCAAGACGCTCCACTTCCTGGTCCTGCCCGATGCGGCCGGCGGCGAGGAGGCCGACGCGCTCCACGCCGGCATGCTCAAGGCCGTGCGGACGCTCGGCCAGGCGAAGACGCCGGTCGACATCGTTCTGGAATGGGCCCCTCCGGCGGGGGCCGATGCCGCCGCCCAGGCGGCGGCGGTGCAGGCGGCGGCCGCCGCCTCCCCGCGCCCGGACGGCCTCATCGTCTCCCCGCGCGATCCGGAGAAGCTCCGCGCCGCCATCGAGGGGACAGCCCAGTCGGGCATTCCCGTCGTCGTCGTCGAGACGCCGCTTTCCTCCCCCCTTATCACCGCCTACGTCGGCTCCAACCACTACCAGGCGGGCCAGGCCGCCGCCAACCTGCTCTGCAAGCTGATGCGGGAACGGGGCGGCGTCCTCATCGTCGGCGATCCCGCAGCTTCCTTTTCCGTTTCCCAGCTGGAGAAGGGCTTCATCCAGGGCCTCTTCAGCTATCCCAACGTACAGCCGGTCTTCTCCGGCGATTACGGGGCGGCCCTGCCCGTCGTGGCGCCGAAGGCGGTCGAGGGCATTCTGCGCCGCCAGGGCGCGCGGGTGGCCGGCGTCCTGGTCACCGATCCGGATGCCTATGACGCGACGCGCGACGCGCTCCAGCAGGCGGGCCTGCGCGTGCCGCTCGTCGTCTGCGGCCAGCGGCGCGCTTTCATCGACGCCCTGCGGCAGGGGGAAATCGCGGGCATCGTCGCGGAGACGCCGTTTGAGATCGGCAACCGCGCCGTGGAAGTTTTGGCGGACAGCCTTTCCGGCAAGCAGGTCCTGATGCGGAACACGATCCTGGGCGTGGCCATCACGTCCGAGAAGCTGGACGAGCCCGCCGTGCAGGCCTTCCTCCGCCCGCCGGTGGGCGAATACCTTTCCCCGGAGCCCGCCTCCGGCGGCTTGTTGCGCTAAAGCGCCAAAGCCGGCTGGGCTTAGTTGGCGACGGATCCCAGCAGGGCCTGGGCCGGAGCGGTGAAGGCGCTGCCCGGATACTTGGCGATCAGTTCCTCCAGTGCCTGGCGGCTGCCGGGGAGATCTTTCTTCGCCTGCCGCAGTTCGGCCAGAGCCAGCAGGGCGGCGGGCTGGAATCCCTCCGCGCCCGTTTCATGGGAGGCGGCGATGGTCTGCAGGAGCGGGATCGCGTCGTCCGCCTTTCCCTGCGCGGCCAGAACCTGGGCCAGGCCCAGCTGCGCCCCGGCGATGAGGGGGTGGCGCGGGAAGTTTTGGATGAAGAGGGTGAAGGCCTGCTCGGCCTGGTCGAGCTTGCCCGCCTTCAGGAAGCTGCCGCCCAGGGCGAGCAGCTCCGGCGCGGAGGCGGGGACGGAGAGGTGGGACTTCGTCAGGGCCAGGCGGGCGGCGTTGTCCGGCGCGGCGGCGGCGGCGTTCAGGAATTGGGCCGTCTTCTGGTCGGTGGCCGTGTTGCGCCAAAGAAGGACGGCGCCGGTGATCACCGCCACGAAGAGAATGGCCGCGATGGCCCAGAGGACGGGGGTGCGGAGGGAGGAGGGCTCGTCCAGGAAGACGGGGGAATCGGGGTAGGGTTCCATGTCCCCGCCAGGATGGCGCGGAGGCCGGGCGGCGCAAGCCTTAAGCCTTGGGCCTACGCCCGGCTATGGGCCAGGCATCCCGCGATGATCCGTGCGGAGGTGCGGCCCGCCCCCAGGTTGCTGGAAAAGATCTCCTGCGCCTGGCGTCCCAGCTCCTGCCGCCGCGCGGCGGAGGAGAGCAGCTCGCGCAGGCGCTGGGCCAGCTCGAATTCGTCGAGGACCTGGACGATGCCGTCCCGGGTGAGGAATTCGACGGTCAGATGGGCGAAGTTCTGCATGTTGGGCCCCACCAGGACGGGGACGCCGACGCGGGCCGCCTCGATGAAGTTCTGCCCGCCCTTGGAGCGGAGGCTCTTGCCGATGAAGACGATGTCGGCCTTCCGGTAGGCGGCGCGCAGCTCCCCCGTCGAGTCGAGGATGAGGACGTCCGGGGAATTGACAGGCATGGTTTCCTCCGCCACGGCGCTGCGGCGGGCCCAGTTCAGGCCCAGGCTCTGGCAGATGTCCGCCACCTGCCCGCCCCGCTCGGCGTGGCGGGGGGCCAGGACCAGGCGCAGGTGGGGGAACTCCGGCTTTAGCTCGCGGTAGATGCGGGCCAGGATCTCTTCCTCTCCGTTGTGGGTGCTGCCGCCCAGGAAGATGAGGTTCTCAGGCCCCCAGCCCAGGCGGCTCCACCAGGCGTCGACGGAGGTGCCGTCGCCTTCCGGCAGGTCGGCCACCTCATATTTGAGGCTGCCCACGGGGAAGATCG
This window contains:
- a CDS encoding substrate-binding domain-containing protein; the protein is MRLSRLLCLALCWAAAAGGATAKTLHFLVLPDAAGGEEADALHAGMLKAVRTLGQAKTPVDIVLEWAPPAGADAAAQAAAVQAAAAASPRPDGLIVSPRDPEKLRAAIEGTAQSGIPVVVVETPLSSPLITAYVGSNHYQAGQAAANLLCKLMRERGGVLIVGDPAASFSVSQLEKGFIQGLFSYPNVQPVFSGDYGAALPVVAPKAVEGILRRQGARVAGVLVTDPDAYDATRDALQQAGLRVPLVVCGQRRAFIDALRQGEIAGIVAETPFEIGNRAVEVLADSLSGKQVLMRNTILGVAITSEKLDEPAVQAFLRPPVGEYLSPEPASGGLLR
- a CDS encoding glycosyltransferase N-terminal domain-containing protein → MNVLWQIGYNVLFVVGFLLSWPYFTYRLRKRGHLWRDFGTRLGLFGKKLRRKLAPGVDLWIHAVSVGEVMLASVLLRQMREENPGLRVVISTTTQTGQRLAKKLEDERTTVIYNPTDFYWGVRHAFHVIRPKVLVLVEAEIWPNYIWQARRRNIPICILNTRLSPRTEARYRKLRWFCRPVLRLVNLVFAQHPSDIERLVAAGFAPEAIFPVGSLKYEVADLPEGDGTSVDAWWSRLGWGPENLIFLGGSTHNGEEEILARIYRELKPEFPHLRLVLAPRHAERGGQVADICQSLGLNWARRSAVAEETMPVNSPDVLILDSTGELRAAYRKADIVFIGKSLRSKGGQNFIEAARVGVPVLVGPNMQNFAHLTVEFLTRDGIVQVLDEFELAQRLRELLSSAARRQELGRQAQEIFSSNLGAGRTSARIIAGCLAHSRA
- a CDS encoding DUF3108 domain-containing protein; translated protein: MWAILVLAAHAGIPWQDGEKLSYRIGWGLLPVAHAEFAARKDGALWALHLDLRSRGPIEAVHPIRDNVDSRAEEASPSAPWRSVRYEEDRSEGRHLRHRVTDVDYAAHQAVYRDLLKKSAESFSFKGEGLDDAQSLFYHLRQIDWSQGPERRFIPVYYGKKVLQIEVVRKGKEKIDNPMNDDAPPVSCHVLHMRPIDPDPKKNKEEWATVWLGDDARRIPWRGEFQATFGTFTVTRE
- a CDS encoding tetratricopeptide repeat protein, translating into MEPYPDSPVFLDEPSSLRTPVLWAIAAILFVAVITGAVLLWRNTATDQKTAQFLNAAAAAPDNAARLALTKSHLSVPASAPELLALGGSFLKAGKLDQAEQAFTLFIQNFPRHPLIAGAQLGLAQVLAAQGKADDAIPLLQTIAASHETGAEGFQPAALLALAELRQAKKDLPGSRQALEELIAKYPGSAFTAPAQALLGSVAN